The proteins below come from a single Euleptes europaea isolate rEulEur1 chromosome 5, rEulEur1.hap1, whole genome shotgun sequence genomic window:
- the LOC130478041 gene encoding transcription cofactor HES-6-like isoform X1, producing the protein MTATTVASGSVQKLSNTKEERKLRKPLIERKRRERINNCLDQLKETVVGAFQLDQSKLEKADILEMTVKHLQNIQNSKIMADSTLGLEAQQRYSTGYIQCMHEVHNLLLTCEWMDKTLGARLLNHLLKSLPRSSDETCKADLRSTTPGSSKGNATGSSQAQSQFYPAEEKQGLKKPQPPSRCSQRELSSPSHFAYNGASMGSLDMWRPW; encoded by the exons ATGACTGCCACAACCGTGGCCAGCGGCAGCGTGCAGAAACTTTCCAACAccaaagaggaaaggaag TTAAGGAAACCTTTGATTGAACGAAAACGAAGGGAAAGGATCAACAATTGTTTGGACCAGCTCAAAGAGACGGTTGTTGGAGCCTTTCAGCTTGAT CAATCTAAACTTGAAAAAGCTGATATCCTTGAAATGACAGTCAAGCATCTCCAGAACATCCAAAACAGCAAAATTATGG CAGATTCCACATTGGgcttggaagctcagcagagaTACAGCACTGGATACATTCAGTGTATGCATGAGGTCCACAATCTCCTCCTGACCTGTGAGTGGATGGACAAGACCCTTGGAGCTCGGCTGTTGAACCACTTGCTGAAATCTTTGCCCAGATCGAGTGACGAAACCTGCAAGGCAGACTTGAGGTCTACCACCCCTGGGAGTAGCAAGGGGAATGCAACAGGGTCCAGCCAGGCTCAAAGTCAGTTCTACCCTGCTGAAGAGAAGCAGGGGTTGAAAAAGCCACAACCGCCCTCACGTTGTAGTCAGCGCGAGTTGTCATCTCCAAGCCATTTTGCATATAATGGCGCTAGCATGGGGTCATTAGACATGTGGAGGCCATGGTAA
- the LOC130478041 gene encoding transcription cofactor HES-6-like isoform X2: MTATTVASGSVQKLSNTKEERKLRKPLIERKRRERINNCLDQLKETVVGAFQLDQSKLEKADILEMTVKHLQNIQNSKIMDSTLGLEAQQRYSTGYIQCMHEVHNLLLTCEWMDKTLGARLLNHLLKSLPRSSDETCKADLRSTTPGSSKGNATGSSQAQSQFYPAEEKQGLKKPQPPSRCSQRELSSPSHFAYNGASMGSLDMWRPW; the protein is encoded by the exons ATGACTGCCACAACCGTGGCCAGCGGCAGCGTGCAGAAACTTTCCAACAccaaagaggaaaggaag TTAAGGAAACCTTTGATTGAACGAAAACGAAGGGAAAGGATCAACAATTGTTTGGACCAGCTCAAAGAGACGGTTGTTGGAGCCTTTCAGCTTGAT CAATCTAAACTTGAAAAAGCTGATATCCTTGAAATGACAGTCAAGCATCTCCAGAACATCCAAAACAGCAAAATTATGG ATTCCACATTGGgcttggaagctcagcagagaTACAGCACTGGATACATTCAGTGTATGCATGAGGTCCACAATCTCCTCCTGACCTGTGAGTGGATGGACAAGACCCTTGGAGCTCGGCTGTTGAACCACTTGCTGAAATCTTTGCCCAGATCGAGTGACGAAACCTGCAAGGCAGACTTGAGGTCTACCACCCCTGGGAGTAGCAAGGGGAATGCAACAGGGTCCAGCCAGGCTCAAAGTCAGTTCTACCCTGCTGAAGAGAAGCAGGGGTTGAAAAAGCCACAACCGCCCTCACGTTGTAGTCAGCGCGAGTTGTCATCTCCAAGCCATTTTGCATATAATGGCGCTAGCATGGGGTCATTAGACATGTGGAGGCCATGGTAA